The region CCAATGACTGAGGAACAAAAAAGAAATTTCTGGCAACGCGCTAAAGAAGCGATAGGCGACTACATCTATGGCATGGCCAGTCACGAGATGACCCGCCAGGCGCTTAAAACGCGCGGCAGTATGGAACACCTATTTATTCTCATCACCATGGGCGATTTATTAGGCGTGCCCATTTTGCCGCCTTACTACTCCCTGCGTCTTTTGCCCTATGTGGTGCCCCAAATTTCCACCTGGAAACGGCGCATGCTGCGTGAAAAAGACCTCACCGACGCCCTGGCTTAAGGAGATAAACTATGTCGCTGGTAAAAATTTTTCAAGAACACCCCGAACGACGCTACATTATGTTTGGCGGCAAAGGCGGCCTGGGCAAAACCACGTTTTCGGCGGCGGCCGCTTACTATCTGGCCCAACAGGGCCACCGGGTACTGGTTTTTTCGGTTGACCCCCAGGCTTCGCTGTCGGATATTTTTCAACGAGACATCTTTGGTAAAGGCGCGGTGGAAATTATGCCCAATCTCTTTGCCCAAGAGATTGACGCCGACCAACGCATCAAAGCCTACCAGGAAGAAATTCGCCAAAAAATCTTTAATATGTACGGCCTGGAAAAAATCCCCGATGAAATTGAAAACTACATCCAGGCCGCCGCCGCCGAACCGGCTATGGAAGAAAGCGCCATCTTTGACCAGGTGGTAGATATTGTGGTGGCCGCCGAGTACGACTATTACATTTACGACCTGGTGCCGCTGGGCCACGCCCTGTATTACCTGAGCATGGCCAGTGTGTACGACGAATGGATTGAAAAAATCACCAAACTCCGCGAAGAAATGCGCGAATACGAGCAAATGGCCGCCCGCATCAAACGCGACGAGGAAATCCAGGAAGACCTTATCTTAAAAGAACTGCAAGACATCAAATACCGCATTCAAACCTCGTCCAGCATTCTTACCGACAAAGAAAAAACCGCCTTCTTTTTTGTTTGCGTGCCGGAAGAAATGATTTTGATTGACACGCAAAAAGCGGCAGAACTTTTTGCTAAGTTTGATGTGCCGTTGAGCGGTTACATTGTCAACCGGGTGTTGCCGGACGAATTGATGCAGCAGCCCAACATCCCGGAATACCTGCGCAATCGCCACAAAATGCAGCAGGTGTACGCCGCCAAAATCAACCAACTATTTGGCAATGATGTTTTGGCCTGGATCCCAGAATTTGAGCGCGACATCACCGGCCTGCCGATGATTGAAAAAATGGCCCAGGTGATGTTTGGCAATGGGGCCGTTTAAACAAAGGAGATAAAGCATGGCCTTGATTGATGTTAGCATGCAGCAATTTGTGGAAGCGCATCCTCACCTGAAATTTACCTTTTTTGGGGGCAAAGGCGGGGTGGGCAAAACAGTGATGGCCGGCGCGGCTGCCATTGGTTTTGCCCGGCAGGGCAAAAAAACCCTGCTGGCTTCCACCAACCCCGTCCATAGCTTGAGCGGGTTGTTGGACCAGAATGTTTTTGGCAAACAAACGCCGGTTAAGGGCGTACCCAATCTGATGGCGTACGAGATTGACACGCGAGAAACCATTGAACGCTCCAAGGTGGAGATCAAAGAAAAAATTGACTATTTTCTCAAATTTGCCGAAATCCGCACCAAAGCCGATGAGTTTGTCGAGTCGGCCACCATGAACCCGGCCTTTGAAGAGTCGGCCATGTTTGAGAACATGATTGACCTGATGTTCAAAGACGAGTACGAAGTTTACGTTTTTGATACCGCCCCCACGGCCAATGCGCGCCGCTTGTTGGGCATGTCGTCGGTATACTCCATGTGGGTCAACAAAATGATGGACAGCCGCAAAGAGGCCCAAAGTTTGCGAGAGCTGCTTTCTTATTCCAAAAAGAAAGAGCAAAAAGACCCCCTGATGGATTATCTGCTCAACTTCCGCGAGCGGATGCACCAGGCCAAAGAGTTGTTGACCGATCCCGAAAAAACAGCCTTTTTCTTTGTCACCCTGCCCGAAGCCTTGCCCATTGCCGTCATCCGCCGTTTCATCAATTGGTTTGATGAATTTGGCATTCCGGTGGGCGGCGTGGTGGTGAATATGTTAATTGACAAGACCAACGTGACCGAGGACTCGGCGGAATTTGTCAAGAACCGGGTGCAGATGCAAGATGGTTACATGCGGGAAATAGAAGAGGTTTTTAACGGCATGGTGCGCGGGGTGGTGCCTTTATTTGACACCGAAGTGCGCGGGATTGAAATGTTGAACCGCACCACCAACGCTGTGTTTGGACAGGGGTAATTTGTGGCCGGGGCCGAACTGGTTCGTCAGCACGAAATTGCCATCAACAACGTTCTGCTGGGCGCGTCTACCTTTATTTCCCTGGCCCTGCCCCCGGGCTGGGAAATTGTGATGGGCGCGGGCAGTCCGGAGGTAACGGCCAGCCACCGGCATAACGGCCGGCGCTGGGTGGCCACCGGCGACGCCTGGTATATTCTGCACCACCCGGGCCGGCGCTGGGCTATGGAACTACGGCTAACGGCCAGTCTCCCCCCCCGCTCGCGCCGCGAGACTATTTTGCCAGAACTGACCGTGGCCGGGCATCCGGCCAGCGTTACCTGGAAACAACGCAAGCGAGGCTTTATCAAACGCTGGCCGGTAACTTACGTTACGGTAGAGTTTTTCTGTCCACACACCAAGCGGCAGTTAAGGTTGGAATTCAGCGGCAGTCCCCTACCGGAAGCTTTTGAAGAAGTGCTGGCCGTGATAAAGTACGCTCGATGTCATTAGCATAAACCCCCAGGCGGGCAAAAGCTCACTTTTGCCCGCCGCATTTATGTCAGGCCATCTTCTTTTGTATCCCCCTTGTTTTGCCCGCCCCCTGCCCGGCAAATGGCCTGAAATAGCGCCGCCGCCTGGTTATTTTGTAAACCGGCCAGCCGGAGCATGATCAGAATATGCGGGTCCTGCGGCCCCCAGGAAAAACGGATCAGGTGGGAGCCGTAACTTTCTAAAAAGGGAGCGACCCATTCGATTTGTTGTTTGGCCGCCCCTCGTTGGGCAATAACCAAATGGTGAGGGCCATCGGTCAAAGTCCAGGGATTGTTTGGGTTTTGCGGCAAGGTTTTAATCTTGCGGCCGGCCGGGATGATTTC is a window of Anaerolineae bacterium DNA encoding:
- a CDS encoding TRC40/GET3/ArsA family transport-energizing ATPase translates to MSLVKIFQEHPERRYIMFGGKGGLGKTTFSAAAAYYLAQQGHRVLVFSVDPQASLSDIFQRDIFGKGAVEIMPNLFAQEIDADQRIKAYQEEIRQKIFNMYGLEKIPDEIENYIQAAAAEPAMEESAIFDQVVDIVVAAEYDYYIYDLVPLGHALYYLSMASVYDEWIEKITKLREEMREYEQMAARIKRDEEIQEDLILKELQDIKYRIQTSSSILTDKEKTAFFFVCVPEEMILIDTQKAAELFAKFDVPLSGYIVNRVLPDELMQQPNIPEYLRNRHKMQQVYAAKINQLFGNDVLAWIPEFERDITGLPMIEKMAQVMFGNGAV
- a CDS encoding ArsA family ATPase: MALIDVSMQQFVEAHPHLKFTFFGGKGGVGKTVMAGAAAIGFARQGKKTLLASTNPVHSLSGLLDQNVFGKQTPVKGVPNLMAYEIDTRETIERSKVEIKEKIDYFLKFAEIRTKADEFVESATMNPAFEESAMFENMIDLMFKDEYEVYVFDTAPTANARRLLGMSSVYSMWVNKMMDSRKEAQSLRELLSYSKKKEQKDPLMDYLLNFRERMHQAKELLTDPEKTAFFFVTLPEALPIAVIRRFINWFDEFGIPVGGVVVNMLIDKTNVTEDSAEFVKNRVQMQDGYMREIEEVFNGMVRGVVPLFDTEVRGIEMLNRTTNAVFGQG